A genomic segment from Vidua macroura isolate BioBank_ID:100142 chromosome Z, ASM2450914v1, whole genome shotgun sequence encodes:
- the TOPORS gene encoding E3 ubiquitin-protein ligase Topors isoform X2, with amino-acid sequence MPNKEGQTVQEQNRSSRTWKNMTSDKESAENSNFSPKASTSKLPTDASPDSKCPICLDRFDNVAYLDRCLHRFCFRCVQEWSKNKAECPLCKQPFFSIFHTIRAEDDFKEYILSPLETSSFASPDGRRFRYRTTLTRERRTRSSPSRRMLSPLDNGMLFEGLSSEPMQHRHREIQQMIRRLASRRKASAEGRSLRQIQEEDMINFRRALYRTGVRIRSIQDGGRYREISAEFFRRNPACLHRLVPWLKRELTVLFGAHGSLINIVQHIIMSNVTRYDLESQAFADDLKPFLLNRTEHFLHEFISFARCPFNLEAYDQHANYDCPAPSYEEGSHSDSSIITISPDVTYAQGLDNSLSVPGLGQAPWDDETPGPSYSISEEVHATIASPLESSESSDEDSASGSFRKNQGLASGRTKLQTELQANADSNDSGSSSDNCVIVGYVKPLAERTPEVVELSSDSEESIKEEKREDVKKQRPVQCHIWSDSEPSRSFSPHSPTYREDVGSCRSCLSPAVEKMESKEDEKNKCKRKDLPPHELNWSPSPGSDTVCSPWNHRLSKKGECRSPQSCSRDSRGSHGHRSRREHRSKSQLKRKRSRSRDSSKHRSKRSSRRSRAHDTRASLKSQRGSLSGESTPSREVSRSRSRSKGHSKRRSRSRDSDRYYVRDSYQSRHQWGSAFCTRKVFGDSYESSSRRRTRSNTLYSCQSASPEYRIRSFIERTDLHSQRGLHERHYYCYERCRSRSRSSNRSRTPSGGTDRMKSEKPGGKRKYKTRHLENAFMDSTSLERENEFKKTSSKFGDCCKNEDSLSDNRASSEIKRKKRKKKMRSPSVEIVYEGKATDTTKHLKKKKKKHKKKHRKHHTSNSIHSSPVVITIDSDSSKEPESTEWDSSITWTGTTQINERENESPSSFLRRIGCEETGGVDKKYGMPATGENLDGGIRNADVKLQETAADQSVTTVDTNNNTSHIETVTSYVQKAPAAPSSQLPSPRTSFLECPEREPLILRLPKRLVNRSSWFDFPEEKM; translated from the exons ATGCCCAACAAAGAGGGGCAGACTGTGCAGGAACAGAACAGGTCCAGCAGAACTTGGAAG AACATGACATCAGATAAGGAGTCtgcagaaaacagcaatttttcACCAAAAGCCAGCACCAGTAAGCTGCCGACAGATGCGTCTCCCGACTCCAAATGCCCCATCTGCCTGGATAGATTTGACAACGTTGCGTATCTAGATCGCTGCTTGCATAGGTTCTGCTTCCGTTGTGTCCAAGAATGGTCAAAGAACAAAGCAGAATGCCCACTGTGCAAGCAaccctttttttccattttccatacGATTCGTGCAGAAGATGACTTCAAGGAATACATACTCAGCCCTTTAGAAACAAGCTCTTTTGCCAGCCCTGATGGCCGGAGGTTTCGTTATCGCACTACCTTAACAAGGGAACGCCGCACACGCAGTTCCCCTTCCCGAAGGATGCTGTCCCCTCTGGATAACGGGATGTTGTTTGAAGGGCTGTCAAGTGAGCCAATgcaacacagacacagagagatTCAGCAGATGATCAGGAGGCTGGCCTCAAGGAGAAAGGCTAGTGCAGAGGGCAGATCTCTGCGGCAGATTCAGGAGGAGGACATGATCAACTTCCGCAGGGCCCTGTACCGCACTGGCGTGCGCATCCGTAGCATTCAGGACGGTGGCCGATACCGAGAGATTTCAGCAGAGTTCTTCCGCCGCAACCCTGCTTGCCTTCACCGCTTGGTTCCTTGGTTGAAGCGAGAACTTACAGTCCTGTTTGGTGCCCATGGGTCTCTGATCAATATTGTGCAGCACATAATCATGAGTAACGTAACCAGATATGATCTGGAAAGTCAGGCCTTTGCTGATGATTTAAAGCCATTTTTGCTGAATCGGACAGAACACTTCCTGCACGAATTCATCAGTTTTGCTCGCTGTCCTTTTAACTTAGAAGCCTACGATCAACACGCCAATTATGACTGTCCTGCACCATCCTATGAGGAAGGAAGCCACTCAGACTCATCAATTATTACAATATCTCCAGATGTGACGTACGCACAAGGGCTTGATAATAGTTTGTCTGTACCTGGTCTTGGTCAGGCCCCATGGGATGATGAAACTCCAGGGCCTTCCTATTCGATTTCAGAAGAGGTTCATGCAACCATAGCTTCTCCTCTGGAGTCATCAGAAAGTTCTGATGAGGACTCTGCTTCAGGGAGCTTCAGGAAGAACCAAGGACTTGCTTCAGGAAGAACCAAGCTGCAGACTGAGTTACAGGCTAATGCTGATTCAAACGACAGTGGCTCTTCCTCAGACAATTGTGTCATTGTTGGGTACGTTAAGCCATTAGCTGAGAGGACACCAGAAGTGGTTGAGCTGTCCTCTGACTCTGAGGAGTCCatcaaggaagagaaaagggaagatgTCAAGAAACAGCGACCAGTCCAGTGTCACATCTGGAGTGACAGTGAACCAAGCAGGAGTTTCTCACCACATTCCCCAACATATAGGGAGGATGTAGGAAGTTGTAGAAGCTGTTTATCTCCTGCAGTTGAGAAGATGGAATCAAAAGAGGATGAGAAGAacaaatgtaaaagaaaagatCTGCCTCCACATGAGTTGAATTGGAGCCCCTCTCCAGGGAGTGACACAGTATGCTCCCCTTGGAATCACAGATTGTCTAAAAAGGGAGAGTGTAGAAGCCCACAGTCCTGTTCACGGGACAGTCGAGGAAGTCATGGCCATCGGTCTAGAAGGGAGCACCGTAGCAAAAGCCAACTTAAAAGGAAACGATCAAGAAGCAGAGATAGTAGCAAACATAGGagtaaaagaagcagcagaagatCAAGGGCTCATGACACCAGAGCCTCTCTGAAAAGCCAGAGGGGCTCTCTGAGTGGTGAGAGCACTCCATCCAGAGAAGTGAGCAGATCACGTTCACGCAGCAAAGGCCACAGTAAAAGGAGATCAAGAAGCAGAGACAGCGATCGCTATTATGTAAGAGACAGTTATCAAAGTAGACACCAGTGGGGTTCTGCTTTCTGTACTCGAAAGGTCTTTGGAGACAGCTATGAATCCTCCAGTAGAAGGAGGACCCGGTCTAACACTCTTTACTCGTGCCAATCTGCTAGTCCAGAGTACAGGATACGATCATTTATTGAGAGGACAGATCTGCATAGCCAGAGGGGACTCCATGAGAGACACTATTACTGTTACGAAAGATGCAGGTCAAGGAGTCGGTCAAGCAACAGATCAAGGACTCCTTCTGGAGGAACTGACAGAATGAAAAGTGAAAAGCCTGGTGGAAAAAGGAAGTACAAAACTCGCCACCTGGAGAATGCATTCATGGATAGCACAAGtctagaaagagaaaatgagttCAAGAAAACTTCCTCAAAATTTGGTGACTGCTGCAAAAATGAGGATAGCCTGTCAGACAATCGTGCAAGCAGCGAGATAAAGCgtaagaaaaggaagaagaaaatgaggagTCCAAGTGTGGAGATAGTCTACGAAGGAAAAGCAACAGATACAACGAAgcatcttaaaaagaaaaagaaaaagcataagAAGAAACACCGGAAACATCACACGAGTAACTCAATACATTCTTCTCCAGTGGTGATTACAATTGATAGTGATAGTAGCAAGGAGCCAGAAAGTACCGAATGGGACAGCAGTATTACATGGACAGGCACAACTCAAATAAATGAGAGGGAAAATGAGTCTCCATCTTCTTTTCTGAGGAGGATAGGATGTGAGGAAACTGGAGGAGTAGACAAAAAGTATGGTATGCCTGCCACAGGGGAAAACTTAGATGGTGGCATTAGAAATGCTGATGTCAAACTTCAAGAAACAGCAGCTGATCAGAGTGTTACCACAGTGGATACCAACAATAACACCTCTCACATAGAAACTGTAACCAGTTATGTTCAgaaagcaccagcagcaccttccagtCAACTGCCTTCCCCCAGGACTTCCTTTCTAGAGTGTCCAGAGAGAGAGCCATTGATACTGAGACTGCCAAAGAGACTTGTCAACAGATCCTCGTGGTTTGatttcccagaagaaaaaatgtag
- the TOPORS gene encoding E3 ubiquitin-protein ligase Topors isoform X1 — protein sequence MADPSQRLAEGARRRRPPGEERREPPGTGRCRTRHRLKAAAALARTESEGPAANMTSDKESAENSNFSPKASTSKLPTDASPDSKCPICLDRFDNVAYLDRCLHRFCFRCVQEWSKNKAECPLCKQPFFSIFHTIRAEDDFKEYILSPLETSSFASPDGRRFRYRTTLTRERRTRSSPSRRMLSPLDNGMLFEGLSSEPMQHRHREIQQMIRRLASRRKASAEGRSLRQIQEEDMINFRRALYRTGVRIRSIQDGGRYREISAEFFRRNPACLHRLVPWLKRELTVLFGAHGSLINIVQHIIMSNVTRYDLESQAFADDLKPFLLNRTEHFLHEFISFARCPFNLEAYDQHANYDCPAPSYEEGSHSDSSIITISPDVTYAQGLDNSLSVPGLGQAPWDDETPGPSYSISEEVHATIASPLESSESSDEDSASGSFRKNQGLASGRTKLQTELQANADSNDSGSSSDNCVIVGYVKPLAERTPEVVELSSDSEESIKEEKREDVKKQRPVQCHIWSDSEPSRSFSPHSPTYREDVGSCRSCLSPAVEKMESKEDEKNKCKRKDLPPHELNWSPSPGSDTVCSPWNHRLSKKGECRSPQSCSRDSRGSHGHRSRREHRSKSQLKRKRSRSRDSSKHRSKRSSRRSRAHDTRASLKSQRGSLSGESTPSREVSRSRSRSKGHSKRRSRSRDSDRYYVRDSYQSRHQWGSAFCTRKVFGDSYESSSRRRTRSNTLYSCQSASPEYRIRSFIERTDLHSQRGLHERHYYCYERCRSRSRSSNRSRTPSGGTDRMKSEKPGGKRKYKTRHLENAFMDSTSLERENEFKKTSSKFGDCCKNEDSLSDNRASSEIKRKKRKKKMRSPSVEIVYEGKATDTTKHLKKKKKKHKKKHRKHHTSNSIHSSPVVITIDSDSSKEPESTEWDSSITWTGTTQINERENESPSSFLRRIGCEETGGVDKKYGMPATGENLDGGIRNADVKLQETAADQSVTTVDTNNNTSHIETVTSYVQKAPAAPSSQLPSPRTSFLECPEREPLILRLPKRLVNRSSWFDFPEEKM from the exons ATGGCGGACCCGTCCCAGCGCCTGGCGGAgggcgcccgccgccgccggccgccAGGGGAGGAGCGGCGGGAGCCTCCTGGCACCGGGCGCTGCCGGACGCGCCACAGGCTGAAGGCGGCCGCGGCCCTGGCCCGCACGGAAAGCGAGGGCCCGGCGGCG AACATGACATCAGATAAGGAGTCtgcagaaaacagcaatttttcACCAAAAGCCAGCACCAGTAAGCTGCCGACAGATGCGTCTCCCGACTCCAAATGCCCCATCTGCCTGGATAGATTTGACAACGTTGCGTATCTAGATCGCTGCTTGCATAGGTTCTGCTTCCGTTGTGTCCAAGAATGGTCAAAGAACAAAGCAGAATGCCCACTGTGCAAGCAaccctttttttccattttccatacGATTCGTGCAGAAGATGACTTCAAGGAATACATACTCAGCCCTTTAGAAACAAGCTCTTTTGCCAGCCCTGATGGCCGGAGGTTTCGTTATCGCACTACCTTAACAAGGGAACGCCGCACACGCAGTTCCCCTTCCCGAAGGATGCTGTCCCCTCTGGATAACGGGATGTTGTTTGAAGGGCTGTCAAGTGAGCCAATgcaacacagacacagagagatTCAGCAGATGATCAGGAGGCTGGCCTCAAGGAGAAAGGCTAGTGCAGAGGGCAGATCTCTGCGGCAGATTCAGGAGGAGGACATGATCAACTTCCGCAGGGCCCTGTACCGCACTGGCGTGCGCATCCGTAGCATTCAGGACGGTGGCCGATACCGAGAGATTTCAGCAGAGTTCTTCCGCCGCAACCCTGCTTGCCTTCACCGCTTGGTTCCTTGGTTGAAGCGAGAACTTACAGTCCTGTTTGGTGCCCATGGGTCTCTGATCAATATTGTGCAGCACATAATCATGAGTAACGTAACCAGATATGATCTGGAAAGTCAGGCCTTTGCTGATGATTTAAAGCCATTTTTGCTGAATCGGACAGAACACTTCCTGCACGAATTCATCAGTTTTGCTCGCTGTCCTTTTAACTTAGAAGCCTACGATCAACACGCCAATTATGACTGTCCTGCACCATCCTATGAGGAAGGAAGCCACTCAGACTCATCAATTATTACAATATCTCCAGATGTGACGTACGCACAAGGGCTTGATAATAGTTTGTCTGTACCTGGTCTTGGTCAGGCCCCATGGGATGATGAAACTCCAGGGCCTTCCTATTCGATTTCAGAAGAGGTTCATGCAACCATAGCTTCTCCTCTGGAGTCATCAGAAAGTTCTGATGAGGACTCTGCTTCAGGGAGCTTCAGGAAGAACCAAGGACTTGCTTCAGGAAGAACCAAGCTGCAGACTGAGTTACAGGCTAATGCTGATTCAAACGACAGTGGCTCTTCCTCAGACAATTGTGTCATTGTTGGGTACGTTAAGCCATTAGCTGAGAGGACACCAGAAGTGGTTGAGCTGTCCTCTGACTCTGAGGAGTCCatcaaggaagagaaaagggaagatgTCAAGAAACAGCGACCAGTCCAGTGTCACATCTGGAGTGACAGTGAACCAAGCAGGAGTTTCTCACCACATTCCCCAACATATAGGGAGGATGTAGGAAGTTGTAGAAGCTGTTTATCTCCTGCAGTTGAGAAGATGGAATCAAAAGAGGATGAGAAGAacaaatgtaaaagaaaagatCTGCCTCCACATGAGTTGAATTGGAGCCCCTCTCCAGGGAGTGACACAGTATGCTCCCCTTGGAATCACAGATTGTCTAAAAAGGGAGAGTGTAGAAGCCCACAGTCCTGTTCACGGGACAGTCGAGGAAGTCATGGCCATCGGTCTAGAAGGGAGCACCGTAGCAAAAGCCAACTTAAAAGGAAACGATCAAGAAGCAGAGATAGTAGCAAACATAGGagtaaaagaagcagcagaagatCAAGGGCTCATGACACCAGAGCCTCTCTGAAAAGCCAGAGGGGCTCTCTGAGTGGTGAGAGCACTCCATCCAGAGAAGTGAGCAGATCACGTTCACGCAGCAAAGGCCACAGTAAAAGGAGATCAAGAAGCAGAGACAGCGATCGCTATTATGTAAGAGACAGTTATCAAAGTAGACACCAGTGGGGTTCTGCTTTCTGTACTCGAAAGGTCTTTGGAGACAGCTATGAATCCTCCAGTAGAAGGAGGACCCGGTCTAACACTCTTTACTCGTGCCAATCTGCTAGTCCAGAGTACAGGATACGATCATTTATTGAGAGGACAGATCTGCATAGCCAGAGGGGACTCCATGAGAGACACTATTACTGTTACGAAAGATGCAGGTCAAGGAGTCGGTCAAGCAACAGATCAAGGACTCCTTCTGGAGGAACTGACAGAATGAAAAGTGAAAAGCCTGGTGGAAAAAGGAAGTACAAAACTCGCCACCTGGAGAATGCATTCATGGATAGCACAAGtctagaaagagaaaatgagttCAAGAAAACTTCCTCAAAATTTGGTGACTGCTGCAAAAATGAGGATAGCCTGTCAGACAATCGTGCAAGCAGCGAGATAAAGCgtaagaaaaggaagaagaaaatgaggagTCCAAGTGTGGAGATAGTCTACGAAGGAAAAGCAACAGATACAACGAAgcatcttaaaaagaaaaagaaaaagcataagAAGAAACACCGGAAACATCACACGAGTAACTCAATACATTCTTCTCCAGTGGTGATTACAATTGATAGTGATAGTAGCAAGGAGCCAGAAAGTACCGAATGGGACAGCAGTATTACATGGACAGGCACAACTCAAATAAATGAGAGGGAAAATGAGTCTCCATCTTCTTTTCTGAGGAGGATAGGATGTGAGGAAACTGGAGGAGTAGACAAAAAGTATGGTATGCCTGCCACAGGGGAAAACTTAGATGGTGGCATTAGAAATGCTGATGTCAAACTTCAAGAAACAGCAGCTGATCAGAGTGTTACCACAGTGGATACCAACAATAACACCTCTCACATAGAAACTGTAACCAGTTATGTTCAgaaagcaccagcagcaccttccagtCAACTGCCTTCCCCCAGGACTTCCTTTCTAGAGTGTCCAGAGAGAGAGCCATTGATACTGAGACTGCCAAAGAGACTTGTCAACAGATCCTCGTGGTTTGatttcccagaagaaaaaatgtag